A genomic window from Pecten maximus chromosome 2, xPecMax1.1, whole genome shotgun sequence includes:
- the LOC117321856 gene encoding innexin unc-7-like, producing MVWRPFVRHLTQSSVRLNDQCGRLNSTWTVGILVLFAVLTYGFQFSQDDLVSCWTPQQFTHQMVAYTNRICSDTSTYYVPMFEDIPIRPHLRETKVSSKEFKWRWLPLILLIQALLFKLPDLVLSVGQGLVGFRFTKISGLTDGYETLNMADRAQMGRQVGRYMKSWIDSTVLKGCPWGWLTLLFLFTKLLYFINIVTQVSVMNGLLKSENHSSFGKQVLNDIVGNETVEWHSFDSSPDHIIMCDFQIRLMSNVQRYTVQCVLSNTDNIMHYYKMMLSFLWLWLVGVTVITTISGVIQLLTVLVPVFRKRYIKSYLYMSKEVSPSPSDNDISRFAGSEITEDGVFILKAIGEASSEHLVRDAVIYLWHSTHDQHSSVPQGPPEHGGPPPYLTQGPYVPGQTYGPGGTVLSPPPTAPQQVRYRPQTGTEAVPLMPNPPM from the exons ATGGTTTGGCGTCCATTTGTACGACATTTGACCCAGTCCAGTGTCCGTCTAAATGACCAGTGTGGGAGACTCAACAGTACGTGGACAGTGGGTATCCTTGTCCTGTTTGCAGTGTTGACGTATGGTTTTCAGTTTTCGCAGGACGATTTAGTTTCGTGTTGGACACCACAACAATTCACACATCAAATGGTTGCATATACCAACAGAATTTGTTCTGATACCAGTACCTATTACGTGCCTATGTTCGAGGATATTCCTATTAGACCACATTTAAGGGAAACAAAAGTATCTTCAAAAGAGTTCAAATGGCGATGGCTTCCTCTCATCCTCCTCATACAGGCACTGCTGTTCAAACTTCCGGATCTTGTCCTATCGGTAGGACAGGGCCTAGTGGGATTCAGATTTACAAAGATATCAGGACTTACAGATGGCTACGAGACACTTAATATGGCCGACCGAGCCCAAATGGGGAGACAAGTTGGACGGTACATGAAGAGCTGGATTGACTCCACTGTATTGAAAGGTTGTCCATGGGGATGGCTAACATTGCTATTTCTGTTCACGAAACTTTTGTACTTCATCAACATCGTCACACAAGTATCTGTTATGAATGGCCTTCTGAAATCTGAAAACCACTCTTCTTTTGGAAAACAGGTACTGAATGATATCGTTGGCAATGAAACGGTCGAATGGCATTCGTTTGATTCTTCACCTGACCACATAATAATGTGTGATTTTCAAATCCGATTAATGAGCAACGTACAAAGatatacagtacagtgtgtCCTCAGTAACACAGATAATATCATGCACTACTACAAGATGATGTTGAGTTTCCTATGGCTGTGGTTAGTAGGGGTAACAGTTATAACCACGATCAGTGGTGTAATACAGCTACTTACAGTCCTGGTGCCAGTCTTTAGGAAACG ATATATCAAgagttacctgtatatgtcaAAGGAAGTGTCCCCATCTCCATCAGACAACGATATTAGCCGATTTGCGGGGTCAGAAATAACAGAAGACGGTGTGTTCATATTGAAAGCGATTGGGGAGGCATCTTCTGAACACCTGGTCAGGGACGCGGTCATCTACCTGTGGCATTCCACACATGATCAACACAGCTCTGTTCCTCAGGGACCACCAGAACACGGTGGTCCTCCACCGTACTTAACCCAGGGGCCGTATGTACCGGGTCAGACCTACGGGCCAGGAGGGACAGTATTATCTCCTCCTCCAACGGCTCCTCAACAGGTTAGATACCGACCTCAGACGGGTACTGAGGCTGTCCCGCTAATGCCTAATCCGCCAATGTAA